Proteins found in one bacterium genomic segment:
- a CDS encoding 1-acyl-sn-glycerol-3-phosphate acyltransferase, which produces MKSRWAWGWTATYPLFKWILRIKVHGRENVPTKGPVIIASNHASFFDPPLIGHAAKRECFFLAKEELFGQSKFFRWLIEYFNSIPIKRGKAFDIHLFKEVDRLIKLKQALVIFPEGTRSRTGEFLPFKEGVGLIALRYNIPVVPAYIKNTYKPWQEWLRRDSRVEVFLDEAMHPGERSKEKEKYEAFTRKVEEKIHRLRDIAWEGEKRFEKQCGEFYNTPHYDYVKTLKTRMPKGAAAKPKRA; this is translated from the coding sequence ATGAAATCGAGATGGGCATGGGGCTGGACAGCAACCTACCCTCTGTTCAAATGGATTCTGCGGATAAAAGTTCACGGAAGAGAGAATGTTCCAACGAAGGGACCTGTGATAATCGCATCCAACCACGCGAGTTTTTTTGACCCTCCTCTAATAGGACACGCGGCGAAAAGGGAGTGTTTCTTTCTTGCGAAAGAGGAGTTATTCGGACAATCTAAATTCTTCAGATGGCTCATTGAGTATTTCAACTCTATACCTATAAAAAGAGGCAAAGCCTTTGATATCCATCTCTTCAAGGAAGTGGACAGACTCATCAAGCTTAAGCAGGCGCTCGTGATATTTCCGGAGGGGACGCGAAGCAGAACGGGCGAATTCCTGCCCTTCAAGGAGGGGGTGGGACTCATAGCCCTGAGGTACAACATTCCGGTTGTGCCCGCATACATCAAAAACACTTATAAACCATGGCAGGAATGGCTACGCAGGGACTCAAGGGTGGAGGTCTTTTTGGATGAAGCCATGCACCCTGGCGAGCGCTCGAAGGAAAAAGAGAAGTACGAGGCATTCACCAGGAAAGTGGAAGAAAAAATCCACCGCCTTAGGGATATTGCCTGGGAAGGCGAGAAGAGATTTGAAAAACAGTGTGGAGAGTTCTACAATACTCCACATTATGATTATGTAAAAACCCTTAAAACCCGTATGCCCAAAGGGGCAGCGGCAAAGCCCAAAAGGGCCTAG